A genomic window from Pseudomonas leptonychotis includes:
- a CDS encoding MFS transporter, producing MQPTSAAPAARPANATLILLASLYCAQGLPSGLMAHSLPVLLRQHGVDLALIGLLKLLALPWLLKVLWAPWVDRLASPRLGHHRGWILPLQMGVIAVIASLALMDPERLFDSQFLLLIGLLLINLAASTQDIATDGLAVRLLPERWRGLGNSLQVGGYKIGMLVSGSGLLLAMDTFGWHLSLALVAVLLVLMTLPIWRFNERRELPFQPAQAEPAGPGLLLRHYRGLLLQPGMLFWLAVLLSFKLGDALGSPMIKPMLVDQGWSNAELGQLTLISSLAGIAGAFLGGLLYARIGALRALLLFGLLQACGIAAMAVLVNAGGSIGLVYLVALFEQTADGMSTVALFAVMMRQCRPEHEGADFTLQASVQLLLAGLVGATSGWLAEQLGFANLFISAGVMGLLALPIVLLYFWRAARPVSRVA from the coding sequence ATGCAGCCCACTTCTGCCGCCCCCGCTGCTCGCCCGGCCAATGCCACGCTGATCCTGCTGGCTTCGCTGTACTGCGCTCAAGGTTTGCCCTCGGGGCTGATGGCGCATTCGCTGCCGGTATTGCTGCGCCAGCATGGCGTCGATCTGGCGCTGATCGGCCTATTAAAGTTGCTGGCGCTGCCCTGGCTGCTCAAGGTGCTCTGGGCGCCGTGGGTGGACCGCCTGGCATCGCCACGGCTGGGGCATCACCGGGGCTGGATCTTGCCGTTGCAGATGGGCGTTATTGCGGTGATTGCGAGCTTGGCGCTGATGGATCCCGAGCGGCTATTCGACAGCCAATTTCTGCTGCTGATCGGTTTGCTGCTGATCAACCTGGCGGCCTCGACCCAAGATATTGCCACCGATGGCTTGGCCGTACGCCTGTTGCCGGAGCGCTGGCGCGGGCTGGGCAATAGCCTGCAAGTCGGCGGGTACAAGATCGGCATGCTGGTCAGCGGCAGTGGTTTGCTATTGGCGATGGATACCTTCGGCTGGCACCTGAGCCTGGCGTTGGTGGCGGTGTTGCTGGTGTTGATGACGCTGCCGATCTGGCGCTTTAACGAGCGGCGCGAGCTGCCGTTTCAGCCGGCACAGGCCGAGCCTGCCGGGCCGGGGCTGTTGCTGCGGCATTACCGTGGTTTGTTGCTGCAACCCGGCATGCTGTTCTGGTTGGCGGTGCTGCTGAGCTTCAAGCTGGGTGATGCGCTGGGCTCACCGATGATCAAGCCGATGCTGGTGGACCAGGGCTGGAGCAATGCCGAGCTGGGCCAATTGACCTTGATCAGCAGCCTGGCCGGAATTGCCGGCGCGTTTCTCGGCGGCCTGCTGTATGCGCGCATCGGCGCGCTGCGCGCGCTGTTGCTGTTCGGTCTGTTGCAGGCCTGTGGGATCGCCGCCATGGCCGTACTGGTGAATGCCGGCGGCAGCATTGGTTTGGTCTATCTGGTCGCGTTGTTTGAGCAGACCGCCGATGGCATGTCCACGGTGGCGCTGTTCGCGGTGATGATGCGCCAGTGCCGGCCCGAGCATGAGGGCGCGGACTTTACCCTGCAGGCCAGTGTGCAGCTGCTGCTGGCCGGGCTGGTGGGGGCTACCAGCGGTTGGCTGGCTGAGCAGCTGGGCTTTGCCAATCTGTTTATCAGTGCCGGTGTAATGGGCTTGCTGGCACTGCCCATCGTGCTGCTGTATTTCTGGCGCGCTGCTCGGCCGGTATCACGCGTGGCATAA
- a CDS encoding putative bifunctional diguanylate cyclase/phosphodiesterase, translated as MTASTLFAPASGPTPTSSREVAQLFATDIAAERTRMLYQGSQVPTLFMLLSGVVCAFLLWGLLSPLLLIGWSIWLVILAVLRLVQVRAFNKALPSRQAERHWRRLFLLGAGASGLTLAFAVIALVPADVFYLQALIYGLIGAAILSASVAYAISFSAFLTFALPCLLPSVGYLLLSDNPVQRGWGLLGSILLLSLLVVAWQVNRLVQRSLLQRFHNQALISNLEHAKQQAEGLNGELAHEVEQRRRAERELRSAHGELEMRVAERTLELDETTYALTKSRARLTLAIEASELGLWDWDLQSDEVHHSRLKEIFGLEPDEVKVMLRDLKPRLHPDDLSVLRRALVEHMKGRSEDYQVEYRIKHANGHWVWIEDRGRAVERDAEGRVMRMLGTRRDISARKVQEQQQQLAATVFEAASEGIVILDPDYRLLSVNQAFSDVTGYRQDEVVGKSVISLINSGDSRRQYQMIRLELEHSGSWRGELIETRKNGELYPQWLQLNVVRDSRDNVSHIVGFFADLSSRREAEERLRYLSHYDELTGLANRSLFKERLHEASQRARQSGRSIALLHVDLDRFKLLNDSLGHEVADQLLRQVSRRLTQTVPEADTLARLSGDEFAILIDSYGSLSSLARLASRLLSKLRMPMTLGGHELVVSASVGISLLPDNAREISALVSQANMAMQHAKHLGGNTFQFFTDNLQACTLERLQLENQLRKGIQEGQLEVFYQPKLCLADDSLNAAEALVRWRHPELGLVPPSDFIGLAEETGLIGAIGEFVLRQACKQAYAWQAQGLAQIRVSVNLSVHQLRQGNLLSLVRQVLDETGLAPQFLELELTESQLLDNVESVISTFRQLRELGIKLAIDDFGTGYSSLSYLKRFPVDYVKIDQTFIRDLTPGSEDAAITRAIIAMAHSLELKVVAEGVETQAQMDFLKSQRCDEIQGYLISKPVPAEQFAQLLREQGDKF; from the coding sequence ATGACCGCATCGACTTTATTTGCGCCCGCAAGTGGCCCTACGCCAACGTCCTCTCGGGAAGTGGCTCAGCTGTTTGCGACTGATATAGCTGCCGAACGCACCCGCATGCTCTACCAGGGCTCGCAGGTGCCGACCCTGTTTATGCTGCTCAGCGGGGTGGTGTGTGCCTTCCTGTTGTGGGGCCTGCTGTCGCCGTTGTTGTTGATCGGCTGGTCGATCTGGCTGGTGATCCTCGCCGTATTGCGCCTGGTGCAGGTGCGGGCCTTTAACAAAGCCTTGCCTAGCCGACAGGCCGAACGCCATTGGCGCCGTCTATTTCTGCTCGGTGCTGGGGCTTCCGGGTTGACCTTGGCGTTTGCCGTCATCGCTCTGGTGCCGGCGGATGTGTTTTATCTGCAGGCGCTGATCTATGGCTTGATTGGCGCAGCGATTCTTTCTGCCAGCGTGGCTTATGCCATCAGTTTCAGCGCCTTCCTGACCTTCGCCTTGCCCTGCCTGCTGCCCTCGGTGGGTTACCTGCTGCTCAGTGATAATCCCGTACAGCGCGGCTGGGGCCTGCTTGGCAGCATTTTGCTGTTGTCCCTGCTGGTGGTGGCCTGGCAAGTCAACCGGCTGGTGCAGCGCAGCCTGCTGCAGCGTTTTCACAATCAGGCGCTGATCAGTAATCTGGAGCACGCCAAACAGCAGGCCGAAGGTCTCAACGGCGAGTTGGCGCATGAAGTAGAACAACGCCGCCGCGCCGAGCGCGAGCTGCGCAGCGCCCATGGTGAGCTGGAAATGCGTGTGGCCGAGCGCACCCTGGAGCTGGATGAAACCACCTATGCCCTGACTAAGAGCCGTGCACGCCTGACCCTGGCCATTGAGGCCAGCGAGCTGGGCCTGTGGGACTGGGACCTGCAGAGCGATGAAGTGCACCACTCGCGGCTCAAGGAAATATTTGGTCTGGAGCCGGATGAGGTAAAGGTCATGCTGCGCGACCTCAAGCCGCGCCTGCACCCGGATGATCTGTCGGTGCTGCGTCGCGCGCTGGTCGAGCACATGAAAGGGCGCAGCGAGGACTACCAGGTCGAATACCGTATCAAACACGCCAACGGCCACTGGGTGTGGATCGAAGACCGTGGCCGTGCGGTTGAACGCGACGCAGAAGGCCGGGTCATGCGCATGCTCGGCACCCGCCGCGACATCAGCGCGCGCAAGGTTCAGGAGCAACAGCAACAACTGGCCGCCACAGTGTTTGAGGCCGCCAGTGAAGGCATCGTGATTCTTGATCCGGACTACCGTCTGTTATCGGTCAACCAAGCCTTCAGTGACGTCACCGGCTATCGCCAGGATGAAGTGGTCGGCAAAAGCGTGATCAGCCTGATCAACAGTGGTGACAGCCGCCGGCAGTACCAGATGATCCGCCTGGAGCTGGAGCACAGCGGCAGCTGGCGTGGCGAATTGATTGAAACGCGCAAGAACGGTGAGCTCTATCCACAGTGGCTGCAGCTCAATGTGGTGCGCGATTCGCGGGATAACGTTAGCCACATTGTCGGGTTTTTCGCCGATTTGTCCTCGCGGCGTGAGGCGGAAGAGCGTTTGCGCTACCTCTCGCACTATGACGAGCTGACCGGCCTGGCCAATCGCAGTCTGTTCAAGGAGCGGTTACACGAAGCCAGCCAGCGGGCACGCCAGAGCGGCCGTAGTATCGCGTTGCTGCATGTCGATCTGGACCGCTTCAAGCTGCTCAACGACAGCCTCGGCCATGAAGTGGCGGATCAGTTGCTGCGCCAGGTCAGCCGCCGCCTGACCCAAACGGTACCGGAAGCGGATACCTTGGCGCGGTTGTCGGGTGACGAGTTCGCCATTCTCATCGACTCTTACGGCAGTCTTTCCAGCCTGGCGCGCTTGGCCAGCCGTTTGCTCAGCAAACTGCGCATGCCGATGACCTTGGGCGGGCATGAACTGGTCGTCAGCGCCTCGGTGGGCATCAGCTTGCTGCCGGACAATGCGCGGGAAATTTCTGCGCTGGTCAGCCAGGCCAACATGGCCATGCAACATGCCAAGCACCTGGGCGGTAATACCTTCCAGTTTTTCACTGATAACCTGCAGGCCTGCACCCTGGAGCGCCTGCAACTGGAAAACCAGCTGCGCAAAGGCATCCAGGAAGGCCAGCTGGAGGTGTTCTACCAGCCCAAGTTATGCCTGGCCGACGACAGCCTCAATGCTGCCGAAGCGCTGGTGCGCTGGCGTCATCCCGAGCTGGGCCTGGTGCCGCCGAGCGACTTTATCGGCCTGGCCGAAGAAACCGGGTTGATCGGCGCGATTGGCGAATTTGTCCTGCGTCAGGCGTGTAAGCAAGCGTATGCCTGGCAAGCGCAAGGTCTGGCGCAAATTCGCGTGTCGGTAAACCTCTCGGTGCATCAGTTGCGCCAGGGCAACCTGCTTAGCCTGGTACGCCAGGTGCTCGATGAAACGGGATTGGCACCACAGTTTCTTGAATTGGAACTGACCGAAAGTCAGCTGCTCGATAACGTGGAAAGCGTCATCAGTACCTTCCGTCAGCTGCGCGAGCTGGGGATTAAGCTGGCGATTGATGACTTTGGCACCGGCTATTCCTCGCTCAGCTACCTCAAGCGCTTCCCCGTCGACTACGTGAAGATCGACCAGACCTTTATCCGCGACCTCACCCCCGGCAGCGAGGACGCCGCCATCACCCGCGCGATCATTGCCATGGCCCACAGCCTGGAACTCAAGGTGGTGGCCGAGGGTGTGGAAACCCAGGCGCAGATGGACTTTCTCAAGAGCCAGCGCTGCGACGAAATTCAGGGTTACCTGATCAGCAAGCCCGTGCCGGCTGAGCAGTTCGCCCAACTGCTGCGCGAGCAGGGCGACAAGTTTTAG
- the uvrD gene encoding DNA helicase II, protein MQNDPELLIASLNDAQRQAVAARVGRQLVLAGAGSGKTRVLVHRIAWLIQIENASPHSILSVTFTNKAAAEMRHRIEQMLGVSPAGMWVGTFHGLAHRLLRAHWQEAGLAENFQILDSDDQQRIVKRVIRELGLDEQRWPPKQAQWFINGQKDEGLRPKNIQPGGDLFLATMLKIYEGYEAACARAGVIDFSELLLRALDLWRDKPGLLEHYQRRFRHVLVDEFQDTNAVQYAWLRLLAKGGDSMMVVGDDDQSIYGWRGAKIENIQQFSTDFADAEMIRLEQNYRSTAGILKAANALIANNQGRLGKELWTEDDDGEPINLYSAFNEHDEARYVVETIEDALRKDGLKRSEIAILYRSNAQSRVLEEALLREKVPYRIYGGQRFFERAEIKNAMAYLRLLDGRGNDAALERVINVPARGIGEKSIEAIREYARAHEVSMWGAINLMVAAKTLPARASGALAGFIELINNLSAKAQDMSLHLMTQTVIEQSGLIAYHKAEKGEKAQARIENLEELVSAARTFDNNEDDELSPLQAFLSHASLEAGDTQAAENEDSIQLMTLHSAKGLEFPQVFLVGMEEGLFPHKMSLEEPGRLEEERRLAYVGITRAMSKLVITYAETRRLYGTETYNKVSRFVREIPPQLIQEVRLSNSVSRPFGAVSRNVGGASNDSHLFAGSAVPDTGFNLGQRVQHSLFGEGTILNFEGSGAQARVQVNFESEGSKWLMLSYAKLQAL, encoded by the coding sequence ATGCAAAATGACCCCGAACTCCTGATTGCCTCTCTTAATGATGCCCAACGCCAGGCTGTAGCCGCGCGCGTGGGCCGCCAACTGGTGCTGGCCGGTGCTGGCTCCGGTAAAACCCGCGTGCTGGTGCACCGTATCGCCTGGTTGATCCAGATCGAGAACGCTTCGCCACACAGCATCTTATCGGTGACCTTCACCAACAAGGCCGCTGCCGAAATGCGCCACCGCATCGAGCAGATGCTCGGCGTGAGCCCAGCCGGCATGTGGGTCGGCACCTTCCACGGTTTGGCCCATCGCCTGCTGCGTGCGCACTGGCAGGAAGCCGGGCTGGCGGAAAACTTTCAGATTCTTGATTCCGATGACCAGCAGCGCATCGTCAAGCGGGTGATCCGCGAGCTGGGCTTGGATGAGCAGCGCTGGCCGCCCAAGCAGGCGCAGTGGTTTATCAACGGGCAAAAAGACGAAGGCCTGCGACCGAAGAATATTCAGCCCGGCGGCGACCTGTTCCTCGCCACCATGCTGAAAATCTATGAGGGCTACGAAGCCGCCTGCGCGCGCGCCGGAGTGATCGACTTTTCCGAGCTGCTGCTGCGTGCGCTCGATTTGTGGCGCGACAAGCCGGGCCTGCTGGAGCATTACCAGCGGCGCTTCCGCCATGTGCTGGTCGACGAATTCCAAGACACCAACGCCGTGCAGTACGCCTGGCTGCGCCTGCTCGCCAAGGGCGGTGACAGCATGATGGTGGTCGGGGACGACGATCAGTCGATCTATGGCTGGCGCGGGGCGAAAATCGAGAATATCCAGCAGTTTTCCACTGACTTTGCCGATGCCGAGATGATCCGCCTGGAGCAGAACTACCGCTCCACGGCCGGCATCCTTAAAGCCGCTAACGCGCTGATCGCCAATAACCAGGGGCGTCTCGGTAAAGAGTTGTGGACCGAAGACGACGACGGCGAGCCGATCAACCTGTACTCGGCCTTCAATGAACACGACGAAGCGCGCTATGTGGTCGAGACGATTGAAGATGCCCTGCGCAAGGACGGCCTCAAGCGCAGCGAAATCGCCATTCTCTACCGCTCCAACGCCCAGTCGCGGGTACTTGAAGAGGCCCTGCTGCGCGAAAAAGTGCCCTACCGCATCTATGGCGGCCAGCGCTTCTTCGAACGCGCCGAAATCAAGAACGCCATGGCCTACCTGCGCCTGCTCGACGGCCGCGGCAACGACGCGGCGCTGGAGCGGGTGATCAACGTGCCGGCGCGTGGCATTGGCGAGAAGAGCATCGAGGCGATCCGCGAATACGCCCGTGCCCATGAGGTGTCGATGTGGGGCGCCATCAACCTGATGGTCGCTGCCAAAACGCTGCCGGCTCGCGCCTCGGGTGCCCTGGCCGGGTTTATCGAGTTGATCAACAACCTGTCGGCCAAAGCGCAGGACATGTCTCTGCACCTGATGACCCAGACGGTGATCGAGCAGAGCGGCCTGATCGCTTATCACAAGGCCGAGAAAGGCGAAAAAGCCCAGGCGCGCATCGAAAACCTGGAAGAGCTGGTCAGCGCCGCGCGCACCTTCGACAACAACGAAGACGACGAGCTGAGCCCGCTGCAAGCCTTCTTAAGCCACGCCTCGCTGGAAGCCGGCGACACCCAAGCGGCAGAAAATGAAGACAGCATCCAGCTGATGACCCTGCACAGCGCCAAGGGCCTGGAGTTTCCCCAGGTGTTTCTGGTGGGCATGGAAGAAGGTCTGTTCCCGCACAAGATGAGCCTGGAAGAACCCGGCCGCCTTGAGGAGGAACGCCGCCTGGCTTACGTCGGTATCACCCGCGCCATGAGCAAGCTGGTCATCACCTACGCCGAAACCCGGCGCCTGTATGGCACCGAGACCTACAACAAGGTGTCGCGTTTCGTCCGCGAAATTCCGCCGCAACTGATTCAGGAAGTGCGCCTGTCCAACAGCGTCAGCCGGCCGTTCGGCGCAGTGAGTCGCAACGTGGGCGGCGCCAGCAACGACAGTCACCTGTTCGCCGGCAGCGCCGTGCCGGACACCGGTTTTAACCTCGGCCAGCGCGTGCAACATTCACTGTTTGGCGAAGGCACCATCCTCAACTTCGAAGGCAGCGGTGCGCAGGCGCGGGTGCAGGTGAATTTCGAGAGTGAAGGCAGCAAGTGGCTGATGCTGAGTTACGCCAAGCTGCAAGCGCTGTAA
- a CDS encoding TRAP transporter substrate-binding protein yields the protein MIRRPLLLASVLLAALGLSACKEEPAATPAAESPAAESFQWKMVTAWPKNYPGLGTAAERLAERVKTMSNGRLTIKVYAGGELVPPLEVFDAVSRGTAELGHGAAYYWKGKVPAAQFFTAVPFGLSTSEMNAWLSKGGGQALWDEAYAPFGVKPLAVGNTGMQMGGWYNKEINSLDDLKGLKIRMPGLGGEVLSKLGATTVNLPGGEVFTALQTNAIDATDWVSPYNDLAFGLHKAAKFYYYPGWQEPQAVLELLINQKALDSLPADLQAILTEATRAANQDMLDDYVYHNAMALDQLKQEGTLLKRFPDDVLDAMRRESTVVLGELAAQSELNGRIWASMQAFQAQVSQMHQLSEKELYNWR from the coding sequence ATGATCCGTCGCCCTCTGCTGCTTGCCAGCGTCCTGCTCGCCGCCCTCGGCCTGAGCGCTTGCAAGGAAGAACCTGCCGCCACGCCTGCCGCAGAGTCGCCTGCCGCAGAAAGCTTCCAGTGGAAAATGGTCACCGCCTGGCCGAAAAACTACCCCGGTCTGGGCACCGCCGCCGAGCGTCTCGCCGAGCGGGTCAAGACCATGAGCAACGGCCGCCTGACGATCAAAGTCTATGCCGGTGGCGAGCTGGTGCCGCCATTGGAAGTGTTCGATGCAGTGTCACGCGGCACCGCGGAGCTGGGTCATGGCGCGGCGTATTACTGGAAGGGCAAGGTGCCGGCCGCACAATTTTTCACCGCCGTACCCTTTGGTCTATCGACCAGCGAGATGAATGCCTGGCTGAGCAAGGGCGGCGGCCAAGCCCTGTGGGACGAAGCCTATGCACCCTTTGGTGTAAAGCCATTGGCAGTGGGCAATACCGGCATGCAGATGGGCGGTTGGTACAACAAGGAAATCAACTCGCTGGATGACCTCAAAGGCTTAAAAATCCGCATGCCAGGCCTGGGCGGCGAAGTGCTGAGCAAACTTGGCGCCACCACCGTTAACCTGCCGGGCGGTGAAGTGTTCACGGCCCTGCAAACCAACGCCATCGATGCCACTGACTGGGTCAGCCCTTACAACGACCTGGCCTTCGGCCTGCACAAGGCGGCTAAGTTCTACTACTACCCCGGCTGGCAGGAGCCGCAGGCGGTACTCGAACTGCTGATCAACCAGAAGGCGCTCGACAGCCTGCCGGCCGACCTGCAGGCGATCCTTACTGAAGCCACCCGCGCCGCTAACCAAGACATGCTCGACGATTACGTCTACCACAACGCCATGGCGCTCGATCAGTTGAAGCAGGAAGGCACCCTACTCAAGCGCTTCCCCGATGACGTGCTGGACGCCATGCGCCGCGAAAGCACCGTGGTACTGGGTGAGCTGGCCGCACAGAGCGAGCTGAATGGTCGCATCTGGGCCTCGATGCAAGCGTTCCAAGCCCAGGTCAGCCAGATGCACCAGCTGTCGGAGAAAGAACTCTACAACTGGCGCTAA
- a CDS encoding Tim44 domain-containing protein: MQRFLSVALAMCLSLGLTMSFEAEAKRLGGGKSFGSAPSHQARQAPTQQSAAPATAGRQPAAASGASRWLGPLAGLAAGGLLASMFMGDGFEGLQIMDMLIFGLIAFLLFRFLAARRQQANPATANGAPMQREAASPAAPIFGGSSAAAIKPVINAPAWFNEQSFISAGREHFLSLQQHWDANEMSQIAEFVTPQLLEFLSRERADLGDGFQSTYVDNLDVQLDGVDDLSDKAVATLTFTGVAKTSRFDQGEVFSESWRMERAAGDNQPWLVAGIRQNG, from the coding sequence ATGCAGCGTTTTCTCAGTGTCGCCCTGGCCATGTGCCTTAGCCTGGGTCTTACCATGAGCTTCGAAGCCGAGGCCAAGCGTCTGGGCGGCGGTAAATCTTTCGGCTCCGCACCGAGCCATCAGGCGCGTCAGGCGCCCACCCAGCAATCCGCGGCACCGGCTACAGCCGGTCGCCAGCCCGCTGCAGCTAGCGGTGCCTCACGCTGGTTAGGCCCATTGGCTGGCTTGGCCGCCGGTGGCCTGCTGGCCTCGATGTTTATGGGTGACGGCTTTGAAGGCCTGCAGATCATGGACATGCTGATTTTCGGCCTGATCGCCTTCCTGCTGTTCCGTTTCCTCGCCGCCCGTCGCCAGCAAGCCAACCCGGCTACAGCTAACGGCGCACCGATGCAGCGTGAAGCAGCGAGCCCAGCAGCCCCAATCTTTGGCGGCAGCAGCGCTGCAGCCATCAAGCCCGTGATCAACGCGCCGGCCTGGTTCAACGAGCAGAGCTTTATCAGCGCCGGTCGTGAGCACTTCCTCAGCTTGCAACAGCACTGGGATGCCAACGAGATGAGCCAGATCGCCGAGTTCGTCACCCCGCAGCTGCTTGAGTTCCTCAGCCGCGAGCGGGCCGACCTGGGTGATGGCTTCCAGTCCACCTACGTTGACAACCTCGATGTGCAATTGGATGGCGTCGATGATCTCAGCGACAAAGCCGTCGCGACCCTGACCTTCACCGGTGTGGCCAAAACCTCGCGGTTTGACCAGGGTGAAGTGTTCAGCGAAAGCTGGCGCATGGAGCGTGCGGCCGGTGACAACCAGCCATGGCTGGTTGCCGGTATCCGCCAGAACGGCTAA
- a CDS encoding VOC family protein — protein sequence MIGYTTVGTTDMEKAKAFYTPLLAEMGAKIVMDMGRIAFYGVAKGQPMFAICLPYDKQAPTPGNGNMLALAAGSREGVDKLYAKAIELGASDEGAPGERIPGFYGGYFRDLDGNKLAFYHMG from the coding sequence ATGATCGGATACACAACAGTCGGCACCACTGACATGGAAAAAGCCAAGGCCTTTTACACCCCTTTGCTCGCCGAAATGGGCGCCAAGATTGTGATGGATATGGGCCGTATCGCCTTTTATGGCGTCGCCAAAGGCCAGCCGATGTTTGCCATATGCCTACCCTATGACAAGCAAGCACCCACTCCCGGTAACGGCAACATGCTGGCCTTGGCCGCCGGCTCCCGCGAAGGGGTAGATAAACTCTACGCCAAAGCTATCGAGCTGGGCGCAAGCGACGAAGGCGCACCCGGCGAACGCATACCGGGCTTTTATGGCGGCTACTTCCGCGATCTGGATGGCAACAAGTTGGCCTTTTACCATATGGGCTAA
- a CDS encoding SMI1/KNR4 family protein, translating into MEEVIEQLRELNEPVPVPLELPEEETLVEIQEQILIHLPFALREYLLQVSDVVYGRLEPVTASDPQSHTYLPEVAATAWSLGVPREFVPLCEDHGNYYVVEEDGTVLLWEAETTEINEDESWESVWHWVRDVWLES; encoded by the coding sequence GTGGAAGAAGTCATCGAACAGTTGCGCGAACTCAACGAGCCGGTGCCCGTCCCGCTGGAGTTGCCGGAAGAAGAAACCCTGGTAGAGATTCAGGAACAGATCCTCATTCACCTGCCCTTCGCTCTGCGCGAGTACCTGCTGCAGGTCAGCGATGTGGTTTACGGCCGCCTGGAGCCCGTCACTGCCAGCGATCCGCAATCACACACCTACCTGCCAGAAGTGGCCGCCACCGCCTGGTCCCTGGGCGTGCCGCGCGAATTCGTGCCGCTGTGCGAAGACCACGGTAACTACTACGTAGTGGAAGAAGACGGCACCGTGCTGCTGTGGGAAGCCGAAACCACCGAAATCAACGAAGACGAAAGCTGGGAATCGGTCTGGCACTGGGTGCGCGACGTGTGGCTGGAAAGCTAA
- a CDS encoding GntR family transcriptional regulator has translation MADNLQEQLYQKIRNDLLAGRFQPGERLKIRDLAAAWGTSPMPVRAALQRLVAEGALEGEPQRSVRVPPMTRERYQNIFQVRLGLEGLAVELATPRLTTADLAELRGCVVRMDEAIERRDVQAYLDANSQFHLQLYSACGNPVLLRSIESLWLQVGPFFNRLFTEADLSLRLNDFHEEAFAAIEAGDAKAARQAMEQDLSYFARFLLNLLDLEQTLKRP, from the coding sequence ATGGCTGATAACCTGCAGGAACAGCTCTACCAAAAAATACGCAACGACCTGCTGGCCGGACGTTTCCAGCCGGGTGAGCGCTTGAAAATTCGTGATCTTGCCGCTGCCTGGGGCACCAGCCCGATGCCGGTGCGCGCCGCTTTGCAGCGCTTGGTCGCCGAGGGCGCGCTGGAAGGCGAGCCGCAGCGCTCGGTGCGTGTACCGCCGATGACCCGAGAGCGGTATCAGAATATTTTCCAGGTACGCCTGGGGCTGGAAGGTTTGGCTGTGGAGCTGGCCACGCCCAGGCTGACGACCGCCGATCTAGCGGAGCTGCGCGGTTGCGTAGTGCGCATGGACGAGGCCATCGAGCGGCGTGACGTACAGGCCTATCTTGATGCCAACAGCCAGTTCCACCTGCAGCTGTATAGCGCGTGCGGCAACCCCGTGTTGCTGCGCAGCATCGAATCGTTGTGGCTGCAGGTTGGGCCGTTCTTCAATCGACTGTTCACGGAAGCCGATTTGTCGCTGCGCTTGAATGACTTTCACGAAGAAGCCTTTGCCGCCATCGAAGCCGGTGACGCCAAGGCGGCGCGGCAGGCGATGGAGCAGGACCTGAGTTATTTCGCGCGATTTTTGCTGAACCTGCTGGATCTCGAACAAACCCTTAAGCGGCCTTAG